The following proteins are co-located in the Mobula hypostoma chromosome 4, sMobHyp1.1, whole genome shotgun sequence genome:
- the LOC134345481 gene encoding E3 ubiquitin-protein ligase TRIM11-like: MAAAPQQEPLEEELTCTVCLEVFTDPVILSCRHSFCRACVEKVWKEPDSGIYACPQCRTGSTVRPALEKNFQLANIVERYMALEISKDAVPCSYCTNKKRSAVKSCLQCQVSMCSTHHELHSNAMLEGHPLTDPTADTAMEKCTVHQKPLEIYCKDDAVCVCTFCALLGSHKGHEVIRISEAVSELRNNLEEQQEKLRVSSDTSQAVLKDLQKEKQDALESMEKKKVNIEKKYKALRQQIEEEEREAYEQLDEELIRVMSEIDGRILALQNLMKEFEESIAHLKDLSKKNEDILFIEEFNSVSKRFKDVSLPFIPTAYTSGEMQITDPKPCTDKGPEEVKDREMMIRLYGQTPTLDPDTANPYLVLTDNNRTVSASSQIQLFQRSAQRFDRWPQVLGTECVSCGRSYWEVEIREGGGAWSVGVCYTSINRKGEGDDCLLGFNNKSWCIHSGPYVLSSLHNGKKIAEFPGNPSTVGVFVDFEDGVISFYSVLGSKITLLYTFQGTFSEPLCPALRLRTGVTLSLSALK, from the exons ATGGCTGCCGCGCCTCAGCAAGAGCCCCTCGAGGAAGAATTAACCTGCACTGTTTGCTTGGAGGTTTTCACTGACCCTGTTATCCTCAGCTGCAGACACAGCTTCTGCCGAGCCTGCGTAGAGAAGGTGTGGAAGGAGCCTGACTCTGGCATTTACGCCTGTCCGCAGTGTCGAACAGGTTCCACAGTTCGGCCTGCCTTGGAGAAGAACTTCCAACTGGCAAACATCGTGGAGAGGTACATGGCTCTGGAGATCTCCAAGGACGCTGTTCCCTGCAGTTACTGCACTAACAAGAAGCGCTCCGCCGTGAAGAGCTGCCTTCAGTGTCAAGTGTCTATGTGTTCCACGCATCACGAGTTACATAGCAACGCAATGCTGGAGGGTCACCCTCTCACAGATCCCACGGCAGACACGGCGATGGAGAAATGCACCGTACACCAGAAGCCACTGGAGATCTACTGCAAGGATGATGCCGTCTGTGTCTGCACTTTCTGCGCTCTGCTAGGAAGCCACAAAGGTCATGAAGTCATCAGAATCAGCGAGGCAGTGAGCGAGCTGAGA AATAATTTGGAAGAACAGCAGGAGAAGCTCAGGGTCAGTTCTGACACTTCACAGGCTGTTCTGAAAGATCTTCAGAAAGAGAAACAAGACGCCTTG GAATCCATGGAGAAGAAGAAAGTAAACATTGAAAAGAAGTACAAGGCGCTCAGGCAGCAGattgaagaagaggagagggaagCTTATGAACAGTTGGATGAGGAGCTGATTCGTGTAATGTCAGAGATTGATGGCAGGATCCTTGCTCTCCAGAACTtgatgaaggaatttgaagaatcTATTGCCCACCTCAAAGATCTTTCAAAGAAGAACGAAGACATCTTGTTTATTGAG GAATTTAACTCTGTTTCTAAACG GTTCAAGGATGTCTCGTTGCCATTTATACCCACAGCTTATACTTCAGGTGAGATGCAAATAACAGACCCAAAACCATGCACAGATAAGGGACCTGAAGAGGTGAAGGACAGAGAAATGATGATCAGGCTGT ATGGACAAACACCAACTCTGGATCCAGACACAGCTAATCCCTACCTTGTCCTAACAGACAATAACAGAACAGTGTCTGCGTCGAGCCAGATACAGTTGTTTCAGAGAAGTGCACAAAGATTTGATCGATGGCCTCAAGTGCTTGGTACTGAGTGTGTGAGCTGTGGCCGATCCTATTGGGAGGTAGAGATCAGGGAGGGAGGTGGAGCCTGGAGCGTTGGAGTTTGCTACACAAGCATTaacagaaagggggagggggatgattgTCTGCTGGGATTTAACAACAAATCCTGGTGCATCCATTCTGGGCCATATGTTCTTTCAAGCCTACACAATGGGAAAAAGATTGCAGAGTTTCCTGGAAATCCCTCCACGGTGGGAGTTTTTGTGGATTTTGAAGATGGAGTTATCTCCTTTTACAGTGTATTGGGCAGTAAAATAACCTTGTTGTACACCTTCCAGGGAACATTCTCTGAACCTCTTTGCCCGGCACTGCGGCTTCGAACTGGTGTCACTCTATCCTTGTCTGCCCTGAAGTAA